One segment of Erigeron canadensis isolate Cc75 chromosome 2, C_canadensis_v1, whole genome shotgun sequence DNA contains the following:
- the LOC122588951 gene encoding inositol polyphosphate multikinase beta-like isoform X2, producing the protein MFKIPDHQVAGHQAGSGKLGPLIDDTGRFYKPLQSDKRGSEEVAFYESFSSSSEVPEHIRKFFPIYYGTKVMKGSTGSEHPHIVLQDLASSRVNPSIMDIKIGSRTWGPDASEEYIAKCLKKDRESTSIPLGFRLSGLRVYVNDESEFYKPHRDIIRNSGFDDVKVLLRKFVSSNPSAEMDTEPDCDLASSVYGGPNGILAQLLELKAWFEDQTIYHFYACSLLFTFEKGLALTGASSTAEVKLIDFAHVTEVLWSFFSSQLNNSLVYKQSASVGNSLSIFI; encoded by the exons ATGTTTAAGATCCCAGATCATCAGGTTGCTGGACACCAGGCTGGGTCAGGGAAGCTTGGTCCACTCATTGACGATACGGGTCGTTTTTACAAGCCTCTTCAGAGCGATAAACGTGGGTCTGAAGAAGTCGCCTTTTATGAATCGTTCTCTTCCAGCTCTGAAGTTCCAGAACACATCCGCAAATTTTTCCCCATCTATTATGGAACCAAAGTCATGAAGGGATCTACAGGATCAGAGCACCCTCACATTGTGTTGCAAGATCTTGCATCATCCCGTGTGAATCCATCGATAATGGACATCAAAATTGGGTCCAGAACCTGGGGTCCTGATGCATCCGAGGAATACATTGCAAAATGCTTGAAAAAGGACAGGGAAAGCACAAGTATTCCACTAGGATTCAGGTTATCAGGGCTGCGGGTTTATGTCAATGATGAATCAGAGTTTTATAAGCCTCATAGAGATATTATACGTAATTCTGGGTTTGATGATGTTAAAGTTCTTCTTAGGAAATTTGTTTCCTCTAATCCATCTGCAGAGATGGACACGGAACCAGATTGCGATTTAGCATCTTCTGTCTATGGCGGGCCTAATGGGATTTTGGCCCAATTGTTGGAACTCAAAGCATGGTTTGAAGATCAAACCATCTACCACTTCTATGCTTGTTCGCTTCTTTTCACATTTGAAAAAGGGTTGGCGCTAACAGGTGCCAGTTCAACTGCAGAAGTAAAACTCATCGATTTTGCACATGTTACGGAAG TTCTATGGTCATTCTTTTCTTCACAATTGAACAACAGCTTAGTATACAAGCAATCTGCTTCTGTTGGTAACTCTTTATCCATCTTTATATAG
- the LOC122588951 gene encoding inositol polyphosphate multikinase beta-like isoform X1, which translates to MFKIPDHQVAGHQAGSGKLGPLIDDTGRFYKPLQSDKRGSEEVAFYESFSSSSEVPEHIRKFFPIYYGTKVMKGSTGSEHPHIVLQDLASSRVNPSIMDIKIGSRTWGPDASEEYIAKCLKKDRESTSIPLGFRLSGLRVYVNDESEFYKPHRDIIRNSGFDDVKVLLRKFVSSNPSAEMDTEPDCDLASSVYGGPNGILAQLLELKAWFEDQTIYHFYACSLLFTFEKGLALTGASSTAEVKLIDFAHVTEGKGVIDHNFLGGLCSLIKFISDIPTDMKDHTVINGHAGL; encoded by the coding sequence ATGTTTAAGATCCCAGATCATCAGGTTGCTGGACACCAGGCTGGGTCAGGGAAGCTTGGTCCACTCATTGACGATACGGGTCGTTTTTACAAGCCTCTTCAGAGCGATAAACGTGGGTCTGAAGAAGTCGCCTTTTATGAATCGTTCTCTTCCAGCTCTGAAGTTCCAGAACACATCCGCAAATTTTTCCCCATCTATTATGGAACCAAAGTCATGAAGGGATCTACAGGATCAGAGCACCCTCACATTGTGTTGCAAGATCTTGCATCATCCCGTGTGAATCCATCGATAATGGACATCAAAATTGGGTCCAGAACCTGGGGTCCTGATGCATCCGAGGAATACATTGCAAAATGCTTGAAAAAGGACAGGGAAAGCACAAGTATTCCACTAGGATTCAGGTTATCAGGGCTGCGGGTTTATGTCAATGATGAATCAGAGTTTTATAAGCCTCATAGAGATATTATACGTAATTCTGGGTTTGATGATGTTAAAGTTCTTCTTAGGAAATTTGTTTCCTCTAATCCATCTGCAGAGATGGACACGGAACCAGATTGCGATTTAGCATCTTCTGTCTATGGCGGGCCTAATGGGATTTTGGCCCAATTGTTGGAACTCAAAGCATGGTTTGAAGATCAAACCATCTACCACTTCTATGCTTGTTCGCTTCTTTTCACATTTGAAAAAGGGTTGGCGCTAACAGGTGCCAGTTCAACTGCAGAAGTAAAACTCATCGATTTTGCACATGTTACGGAAGGTAAAGGTGTTATTGATCATAACTTTTTGGGCGGGCTCTGCTCTTTGATTAAATTTATTTCTGACATACCGACAGATATGAAAGATCATACTGTTATTAACGGTCATGCTGGACTTTGA
- the LOC122588953 gene encoding germin-like protein subfamily 3 member 4: MKTSSKANSNPEVFLTLDATFTYISVSLQFLKVRYQFYSTDTKMSCSNFLFAITIFVLTYFYSLPANGDNLQDTCPTDTSPDQTMFINGFPCKNPSNITTSDFKNLLLSHQGSTDTFLRSSVIIVTAAEFPGLNTLGLSTARTDLEVDGLVMPHTHPRATEMIFVAKGVVIAGFIDTNSKLFQSVLREGDVFIFPKGLLHYCMNSGFEDALAYSVFNAQNPGVVDISNAMFGGDAEMMKLAMAKLVSLNRLEDVRVDDHMNLNDEL, encoded by the coding sequence ATGAAGACTAGCAGTAAAGCTAACTCCAACCCTGAAGTGTTTCTTACCTTGGATGCAACCTTTACATATATAAGTGTTTCACTGCAATTTCTAAAAGTAAGATACCAATTCTACTCCACTGACACAAAAATGTCGTGCTCAAATTTTCTCTTCGCCATTACCATTTTCGTCTTAACTTACTTTTATAGTTTACCTGCAAATGGTGATAACCTTCAGGATACGTGTCCAACTGACACATCCCCTGATCAAACCATGTTTATCAATGGCTTTCCTTGCAAAAATCCATCAAATATAACAACCTCTGATTTCAAGAATTTACTACTAAGTCATCAAGGTAGTACCGACACATTTTTACGTTCATCTGTCATCATAGTCACTGCTGCTGAGTTTCCAGGCCTTAATACATTAGGGCTGTCCACTGCTAGAACCGACTTAGAAGTCGATGGGCTAGTGATGCCTCACACTCATCCTAGAGCCACAGAAATGATCTTTGTGGCAAAAGGTGTTGTGATTGCTGGATTTATTGACACAAATAGCAAACTTTTTCAGAGTGTTTTGAGGGAAGGGGATGTGTTTATTTTCCCAAAAGGATTGTTGCATTATTGTATGAATTCTGGATTTGAGGATGCACTTGCTTACTCGGTGTTTAATGCTCAAAACCCGGGGGTGGTTGATATATCAAATGCAATGTTTGGAGGGGACGCCGAGATGATGAAATTGGCTATGGCGAAATTGGTTTCCCTTAACAGGCTGGAAGATGTTCGTGTAGATGATCATATGAATTTAAATGACGAGCTTTAG